TCACGGCGCGGAATGGTACCGAACAGACGCGAGTCTTCGCTACCCTGCTCGGTGCGGTTGTCGCCCTGCACGAAATACTGGCCCTCGGGAACGGTGATTTCCTGCTGAGTAGTGGGCACCGTCGCGCCCATAACCGCCGCATTGTTCGCCTGTTCGCTCGAAGTGTCCCAGCAGCCCTGAGTCTTCCAGTAGTCGGTGGTAAAGCCCGCGTCGAGCGCTTTGCCGTTCACGTAGGTGACGCCCTGCGAGATACGGATTTTGTCGCCGGGCAGACCAATCAGCCGCTTGATCAGGAAGGGGCGATACTTGGCGATGCCCAGATTCAGGAAGCTTCTCAGTTCCACGGCTCCGGCGGGCGGTCTGAAGATCAGGATGTCGCCCCGGTGAAAGTCACCGATACCGGCTTTGTGCAGCCAGGTTTCGTATTTGGGCACGAAGACCCGCTCGTGGTGGCGCAGGTTGGGCATCATGCTCACGCCATCGACACCGACCACCGTGCCGAGGAACTGTGTGATGACGACCGCGAAGACGATAGGTTCCAGCAACTCCTTCCACAGGCGGCGCAAAAAGCTGGGCGCAGGCGTTGCTGATCCGGACGTGGCCGGACTGGTCGATTCAGGTTGGCTCATGTGATTCCCTTTCTGGAACGCCGGGTTCTGGCTTGGCTCCAAAGACCCATCTTCCAAGACTGTCAGGCGCGGAGGACGGCTCCGAACAGCCCTGAACAGAGTGCTGTTCCGTACAGTGCCGAAAACGTCCGAACGCCTCCGTTCCCACTGCCGTGCAGCATAGCGGATTGACGCGCAGGGCGGCGGAGTAGTCCGGCCCGCTGTTCCTCACGGGTCTCATGCTGTACCTTAAAGGAGATGCCGCTCGCCGGGACGCTTGTGGATGGTCAATACCACCTGGTACGTCCGCTTGGACGCGGGGCCAGCAGCGTGGTGTATTTCGCGGTAGGGCGCGACGGACTGGCCTACGCGATCAAACTGTTTCCGCCAGAGCTGCGCTCGCACGCCGAACGAGAACTGAAACACGGCTTCGGGCTGCACCATCCCCGACTGGCACGGGTCCTGGCCTCGACCACCGTGCAGGATCGTCCGAGCCTGGTTCTGGCGTTTGCACGGGGACAGGAGATGTTCAGCCGGTACGCGCACCGCCCACCGCTGCGCCTGCACAGCAGCCTGACTCCCGAGATCGCCCAGAGCGAGCGCCGCGCCTATCTGCTGACGCTGGCGCACCTGCTCGACGCCCTAGCCTACCTGCACAGCGCAGGCATCGTCCACCGCGACGTGAAACCCGAGAACATCATCGTGGACAGCGACGGCAGCGCACGACTGGTCGATTTCGATCTGTCGGGGCCGATGGGCGAACGTTTTCCGAGCCTGATGCGGATCGGCACCGGGGCTTTTCTGTCGCCGGAGGCCGACCGGGGCGAACCGCTGGGAGCGGAGAGCGACCTGTACGGCGTGGGTCTGCTGCTGCACTGGGGGCTGTTCGGTGAGCTGCCCGACCCTGCTGCTGCACACGTCACCTCCGATCCGCTCGACAGCCTGCGCTACGCCCTGCTCGACCCTTCCCGCGCTTCCCGGCCCAACGACGCGATGCAGGTGCGCGAGGAGTTGCTGCGACTGGCTGCCAAGCCGCTGCACACATGACCGCCGCCCCCACCACGATGTTTATCGGTGTGCTGCCCCCCGACCCGCTGGTGGTGCGGGTTCGGCAGTGGCAGGCAGCGCTGAACCACGTCATCACCACACCGCATATCACGCTCAAGGCTCCCGGCCAGTGGAGCGCCGCGCAACTTGCCGCCTGCCGCAGCAGCGTGGCGACCTGTGCGCCCTTCACCGCCGAGCTGAGCGGGGCCGCGACCTTCGGCGAACGGGTCATCTTCCTGAAGGCTGGGGGCGACGGTCTGGCGTCCGTGCATGCCGCGCTGGTGGCGGCGCTGGGCGAAGGGCCGGGAACCTTCGAGCTGGGCGGCTATCATCCGCACCTGACGCTGGCGCTGTCGTGGCGACCCCTGCACGGCACC
Above is a genomic segment from Deinococcus ruber containing:
- the lepB gene encoding signal peptidase I — its product is MSQPESTSPATSGSATPAPSFLRRLWKELLEPIVFAVVITQFLGTVVGVDGVSMMPNLRHHERVFVPKYETWLHKAGIGDFHRGDILIFRPPAGAVELRSFLNLGIAKYRPFLIKRLIGLPGDKIRISQGVTYVNGKALDAGFTTDYWKTQGCWDTSSEQANNAAVMGATVPTTQQEITVPEGQYFVQGDNRTEQGSEDSRLFGTIPRRDVAGRATAVIWPIMRQETAKYDCNWRGGDPAAAVTFSGKSTLNWRGLGRPAAFDNVPNP
- a CDS encoding serine/threonine-protein kinase encodes the protein MPLAGTLVDGQYHLVRPLGRGASSVVYFAVGRDGLAYAIKLFPPELRSHAERELKHGFGLHHPRLARVLASTTVQDRPSLVLAFARGQEMFSRYAHRPPLRLHSSLTPEIAQSERRAYLLTLAHLLDALAYLHSAGIVHRDVKPENIIVDSDGSARLVDFDLSGPMGERFPSLMRIGTGAFLSPEADRGEPLGAESDLYGVGLLLHWGLFGELPDPAAAHVTSDPLDSLRYALLDPSRASRPNDAMQVREELLRLAAKPLHT
- a CDS encoding 2'-5' RNA ligase family protein, translating into MTAAPTTMFIGVLPPDPLVVRVRQWQAALNHVITTPHITLKAPGQWSAAQLAACRSSVATCAPFTAELSGAATFGERVIFLKAGGDGLASVHAALVAALGEGPGTFELGGYHPHLTLALSWRPLHGTWQDALASAQAEFADLEAAPLRFTVGQVALFEKQRAGQPYRVAELWALA